In the Syngnathus scovelli strain Florida chromosome 8, RoL_Ssco_1.2, whole genome shotgun sequence genome, one interval contains:
- the LOC137840497 gene encoding uncharacterized protein — protein sequence MCISPHRIAPSPDSARHLEYVLKGQEINFLPSIPGKPNLLGWIHDGRDVVWFDLQMGKDVFPPYEHRITLEQESARLTIKDATYEDSGNYDLKLMINEQHHRLKYRIEVIGNGTFTAGDCFLDKPSDGPNDILKSKTTALLIGVIIILIIIIVIVITVVGLRKKARLERLKTCVLRRKSSTSEGLLDSDENIKRPNALWDLDLCDALKPYGIIIHGCIDVLTQLVFWLKADNASNAPEVIANHVLDTVKVIEGCPQQLLADPHPENIYIREVKRFLRGKQNYIDKCNTTNEQMDSWLLILCEQSVENWTKVFQNLKENGHFTGSDTDKELVQFCFLKPIQDQLNGLLRDWNTQRMLEAAKHKLLNVSRKAANLCKEKYHFKAQNPNNEPSYERCRLIMAENGWNEPENEGAAAKLYKKMKIEMQTETFEPRDVHADKNREGKSTGGEGKQNTGN from the exons ATGTGCATTTCGCCTCACAGAA TTGCCCCTTCCCCAGATTCTGCACGGCATCTGGAATATGTGCTCAAGGGCCAAGAGATAAACTTTCTGCCGTCTATCCCCGGAAAACCTAATCTACTCGGGTGGATACATGATGGTAGAGATGTGGTGTGGTTCGATCTGCAGATGGGCAAAGATGTTTTTCCTCCATACGAGCACAGGATCACTCTGGAGCAAGAATCTGCAAGGCTCACCATCAAAGATGCCACATATGAAGACAGCGGAAACTATGACTTAAAGCTGATGATAAATGAACAGCATCATCGTTTAAAATACAGAATTGAGGTTATAg GAAACGGCACTTTCACTGCCGGCGACTGCTTCCTGG ATAAGCCATCAGATGGTCCAAATGACATCCTCAAAAGTAAAACAACAGCTTTACTCATTGGCGTCATCATCATATTGATCATCATCATTGTGATCGTCATTACGGTCGTAGGTTTGCGAAAAAAAG CACGTCTTGAGAGATTAAAGACCTGTGTTTTGAGAAGAAAAAGTTCTACGTCTGAAG GACTGCTGGATTCAGATGAAAACATCAAGCGTCCAAACGCTTTATGGGATCTGGATTTATGTGATGCACTGAAGCCATACGGCATCATAATTCACGGCTGCATCGATGTACTTACTCAACTTGTATTTTGGCTCAAGGCAGACAACGCCTCCAATGCTCCTGAAGTCATTGCCAACCATGTCTTAGATACTGTCAAAGTTATTGAGGGGTGTCCACAACAGCTGCTGGCTGACCCACACCCGGAGAATATATACATCAGAGAAGTGAAACGTTTCTTGCGTGGGAAACAGAACTACATTGACAAATGTAACACAACCAATGAACAGATGGACTCATGGTTGCTGATCCTATGTGAGCAAAGCGTTGAGAATTGGACAAAGGTTTTCCAAAATCTCAAAGAAAATGGACATTTCACAGGGAGTGACACGGACAAGGAGCTCGTACAGTTCTGCTTCCTCAAACCCATCCAG gATCAGCTGAATGGGCTTTTAAGAGACTGGAACACACAGCGGATGCTAGAAGCTGCAAAACACAAACTCCTGAATGTCTCAAGAAAGGCTGCCAACCTGTGCAAGGAGAAGTATCATTTTAAAGCACAGAACCCCAATAATGAACCATCTTATGAGCGCTGCAGACTCATTAtggctgaaaatggatggaatgaACCAGAGAATGAAGGGGCAGCAGCAAAAttgtataaaaaaatgaaaattgagaTGCAAACAGAAACATTTGAACCCAGAGACGTACACGCTGACAAAAATAGGGAGGGCAAGAGCACAGGGGgagaaggaaaacaaaacacaggCAACTAG
- the LOC125974106 gene encoding kelch-like protein 6 isoform X2, translating to MDMTAKRCNSEAMFCSGLRESQEERVEMKGLDSETMRTLLQYTYTSRALLTHSNVQSVLEAASQFQFLRVVDACVGYLSRSLQVDTCIGILNLADRYDLRTLKTKAQDYVASQFSQVVEQQEFVEVAAESLGNILQRDDLDVKYEECVFEGLMRWVRAERDERRHLLVGLLSFVRLPLLEPAYFVDKVEGDELIRSCSESFPLLQEARMFHLSGREVVSERTKPRIRHFLSEVFLIIGGCTKDDRFISTVTCLDPLRRSRLEVARLPGSRMEEEEAQNKKWVEFAYTTFRNELYISGGKETQTDVWKYNGALDKWIPIEPLTTGRWRHKMAVQGGKVYALGGFDGVRRLDSVEAYDPFHNRWTQVAPLAVGVSSFAAASFDRWIYVIGGGPNGKLATDLVQRWEPGTNIWERRAPIPIETKCTNAVSFKNCIYVVGGAMHSIYCYTPQSDSWSVVTGLGDRASCAIAACNNKLFITGGRDNKNHVISTVMCWNVDEGVLTEECALPVGVSHHGSVTLLKSYTHMHRVAPVSDHQRT from the exons ATGGACATGACTGCAAAGCGCTGCAATTCTGA GGCCATGTTCTGCAGTGGTTTGAGAGAGAGTCAAGAGGAAAGGGTGGAGATGAAAGGACTGGACAGCGAGACAATGCGGACTCTTCTGCAATATACTTACACCAGTCGGGCCCTCCTCACTCACTCAAATGTGCAGAGTGTACTGGAAGCAGCCAGTCAGTTTCAG TTTTTGCGTGTGGTGGATGCATGTGTTGGCTACCTGAGCAGATCCCTGCAAGTGGATACTTGCATTGGCATCCTCAACCTGGCGGATCGCTACGACCTTCGCACTCTGAAGACCAAGGCTCAGGACTACGTCGCCTCTCAGTTCTCCCAGGTGGTCGAGCAGCAGGAATTTGTGGAAGTGGCGGCCGAGTCACTTGGGAACATCCTGCAGAGGGACGATCTGGATGTGAAGTACGAGGAGTGTGTTTTCGAGGGCCTCATGCGCTGGGTGAGAGCCGAGCGGGACGAGCGGCGCCACTTACTGGTCGGGTTGCTTTCGTTCGTGCGGCTGCCCTTGTTGGAGCCGGCGTACTTTGTGGACAAAGTGGAGGGTGATGAACTCATCCGCAGCTGCAGCGAAAGCTTTCCTCTGCTGCAGGAGGCCCGCATGTTTCACCTGTCCGGGAGGGAG GTGGTTTCTGAACGAACCAAACCGCGCATTCGCCACTTCCTGTCAGAGGTGTTCCTCATCATTGGAGGCTGCACCAAAGATGACCGCTTCATTTCTACCGTCACATGTTTGGACCCACTCAGACGCAGCAGGCTCGAGGTTGCTAGGTTACCGGGATCAcgcatggaggaggaggaggctcaGAACAAGAAATGGGTGGAGTTTGCTTACACCACCTTTCGCAATGAACTGTATATATCTG GAGGTAAAGAGACCCAGACAGATGTTTGGAAATACAACGGTGCTCTGGACAAGTGGATTCCAATCGAGCCTCTGACGACAGGCCGATGGCGGCACAAAATGGCTGTCCAAGGCGGGAAGGTGTACGCACTAGGCGGGTTTGATGGCGTGCGTAGGCTCGATTCCGTCGAGGCCTACGACCCTTTTCACAACCGTTGGACGCAG GTGGCGCCACTCGCAGTGGGTGTGAGCTCCTTTGCTGCTGCGAGCTTCGACAGGTGGATCTACGTGATCGGTGGCGGGCCCAACGGAAAGCTGGCGACAGATTTGGTTCAACGTTGGGAACCCGGAACGAACATTTGGGAGCGGCGGGCGCCGATTCCCATCGAAACCAAGTGCACCAACGCTGTCAGCTTCAAGAATTGCATCTATGTAGTTG GTGGCGCCATGCACAGCATATATTGCTACACCCCTCAGTCAGACTCCTGGTCTGTTGTGACAGGTCTAGGCGATAGGGCTAGCTGCGCCATCGCTGCCTGCAACAACAAACTCTTCATCACAGGAGGCCGCGATAACAAGAACCACGTCATCTCCACAGTCATGTGCTGGAATGTGGATGAAGGAGTCTTGACAGAAGAATGTGCTTTGCCCGTGGGCGTGTCGCACCACGGCAGTGTCACTCTGCTGAAGtcctacacacacatgcacagagtGGCACCTGTGTCTGACCACCAAAGAACTTGA
- the LOC125974106 gene encoding kelch-like protein 6 isoform X1, whose translation MSDSLERMTECPLSLAEEDSGPDKECGTEYRWEDGGLPAALQRGMEDLRVNLELTDVVVCVQGRDFPCHRAILAAASQYFRAMFCSGLRESQEERVEMKGLDSETMRTLLQYTYTSRALLTHSNVQSVLEAASQFQFLRVVDACVGYLSRSLQVDTCIGILNLADRYDLRTLKTKAQDYVASQFSQVVEQQEFVEVAAESLGNILQRDDLDVKYEECVFEGLMRWVRAERDERRHLLVGLLSFVRLPLLEPAYFVDKVEGDELIRSCSESFPLLQEARMFHLSGREVVSERTKPRIRHFLSEVFLIIGGCTKDDRFISTVTCLDPLRRSRLEVARLPGSRMEEEEAQNKKWVEFAYTTFRNELYISGGKETQTDVWKYNGALDKWIPIEPLTTGRWRHKMAVQGGKVYALGGFDGVRRLDSVEAYDPFHNRWTQVAPLAVGVSSFAAASFDRWIYVIGGGPNGKLATDLVQRWEPGTNIWERRAPIPIETKCTNAVSFKNCIYVVGGAMHSIYCYTPQSDSWSVVTGLGDRASCAIAACNNKLFITGGRDNKNHVISTVMCWNVDEGVLTEECALPVGVSHHGSVTLLKSYTHMHRVAPVSDHQRT comes from the exons ATGAGCGACTCACTAGAGAGGATGACAGAGTGTCCCTTGTCTCTCGCCGAGGAGGACTCGGGTCCAGATAAGGAGTGCGGCACAGAGTACCGCTGGGAAGATGGAGGTCTGCCCGCGGCACTGCAGAGAGGCATGGAGGACTTGCGAGTAAACCTCGAGTTGACTGATGTGGTCGTGTGTGTACAAGGACGTGACTTTCCTTGCCACAGAGCCATCCTTGCTGCGGCCAGTCAGTACTTCag GGCCATGTTCTGCAGTGGTTTGAGAGAGAGTCAAGAGGAAAGGGTGGAGATGAAAGGACTGGACAGCGAGACAATGCGGACTCTTCTGCAATATACTTACACCAGTCGGGCCCTCCTCACTCACTCAAATGTGCAGAGTGTACTGGAAGCAGCCAGTCAGTTTCAG TTTTTGCGTGTGGTGGATGCATGTGTTGGCTACCTGAGCAGATCCCTGCAAGTGGATACTTGCATTGGCATCCTCAACCTGGCGGATCGCTACGACCTTCGCACTCTGAAGACCAAGGCTCAGGACTACGTCGCCTCTCAGTTCTCCCAGGTGGTCGAGCAGCAGGAATTTGTGGAAGTGGCGGCCGAGTCACTTGGGAACATCCTGCAGAGGGACGATCTGGATGTGAAGTACGAGGAGTGTGTTTTCGAGGGCCTCATGCGCTGGGTGAGAGCCGAGCGGGACGAGCGGCGCCACTTACTGGTCGGGTTGCTTTCGTTCGTGCGGCTGCCCTTGTTGGAGCCGGCGTACTTTGTGGACAAAGTGGAGGGTGATGAACTCATCCGCAGCTGCAGCGAAAGCTTTCCTCTGCTGCAGGAGGCCCGCATGTTTCACCTGTCCGGGAGGGAG GTGGTTTCTGAACGAACCAAACCGCGCATTCGCCACTTCCTGTCAGAGGTGTTCCTCATCATTGGAGGCTGCACCAAAGATGACCGCTTCATTTCTACCGTCACATGTTTGGACCCACTCAGACGCAGCAGGCTCGAGGTTGCTAGGTTACCGGGATCAcgcatggaggaggaggaggctcaGAACAAGAAATGGGTGGAGTTTGCTTACACCACCTTTCGCAATGAACTGTATATATCTG GAGGTAAAGAGACCCAGACAGATGTTTGGAAATACAACGGTGCTCTGGACAAGTGGATTCCAATCGAGCCTCTGACGACAGGCCGATGGCGGCACAAAATGGCTGTCCAAGGCGGGAAGGTGTACGCACTAGGCGGGTTTGATGGCGTGCGTAGGCTCGATTCCGTCGAGGCCTACGACCCTTTTCACAACCGTTGGACGCAG GTGGCGCCACTCGCAGTGGGTGTGAGCTCCTTTGCTGCTGCGAGCTTCGACAGGTGGATCTACGTGATCGGTGGCGGGCCCAACGGAAAGCTGGCGACAGATTTGGTTCAACGTTGGGAACCCGGAACGAACATTTGGGAGCGGCGGGCGCCGATTCCCATCGAAACCAAGTGCACCAACGCTGTCAGCTTCAAGAATTGCATCTATGTAGTTG GTGGCGCCATGCACAGCATATATTGCTACACCCCTCAGTCAGACTCCTGGTCTGTTGTGACAGGTCTAGGCGATAGGGCTAGCTGCGCCATCGCTGCCTGCAACAACAAACTCTTCATCACAGGAGGCCGCGATAACAAGAACCACGTCATCTCCACAGTCATGTGCTGGAATGTGGATGAAGGAGTCTTGACAGAAGAATGTGCTTTGCCCGTGGGCGTGTCGCACCACGGCAGTGTCACTCTGCTGAAGtcctacacacacatgcacagagtGGCACCTGTGTCTGACCACCAAAGAACTTGA